Proteins co-encoded in one Armatimonadia bacterium genomic window:
- a CDS encoding glutamine synthetase family protein has translation MDGAQKYVLETAREQNVKFIKLWFTDILGYLKSFAITFEELEGALETGMGFDGSSIEGFARIDESDMIAMPDPSTFQLIPFRPTEGGAVARMFCDIQLPTGEPYVKDPRYVLRKMLAKAEAMGYTYYVGPELEYFYFASDKSPEVLDQAGYFDMVPADLGVDLRRQTVFALEAMGIAVEYSHHEVAPSQHEIDLRYTDALTMADSAMTYRLIVKEIARMNDCYATFMPKPLSDQNGSGMHTHQSLFEGDHNAFFDPKDEMHLSQIARYYIGGIMRYAPEICLVTNQWVNSYKRLVPGFEAPVYISWARRNRSDMIRVPEYKPGKEKATRIEFRAPDPACNPYLAFAAMLAAGLKGVEEKLDCGPAVEENVYKMSESEREDRGITSLPGSLHEAIIAAEKSELLRECLGEAVHASLVENKYIEWDSYRKVVDQYEIDTYMPKL, from the coding sequence ATGGACGGCGCGCAGAAGTATGTGTTGGAGACGGCACGCGAACAGAACGTGAAGTTCATCAAGCTGTGGTTCACTGACATCCTCGGGTACCTGAAGAGCTTTGCGATCACCTTTGAAGAACTGGAAGGAGCCCTTGAGACCGGGATGGGGTTTGACGGTTCGTCGATTGAGGGCTTCGCCCGGATCGACGAGAGTGACATGATTGCAATGCCCGACCCGAGCACCTTCCAGCTCATCCCCTTCCGACCGACCGAGGGCGGCGCAGTGGCCCGAATGTTCTGCGACATCCAGCTTCCAACCGGCGAGCCCTACGTCAAGGACCCGCGCTATGTGCTGCGGAAGATGCTGGCGAAGGCCGAGGCAATGGGCTACACCTACTACGTTGGCCCGGAACTTGAGTACTTCTACTTCGCCTCGGACAAGTCACCGGAGGTGCTGGACCAGGCCGGGTACTTCGACATGGTGCCGGCAGACCTGGGCGTCGACCTTCGCCGCCAGACCGTGTTTGCGCTCGAGGCGATGGGCATCGCTGTTGAGTACAGCCACCACGAAGTAGCCCCCAGTCAGCACGAGATCGACCTGCGCTACACCGATGCTCTGACCATGGCCGACAGCGCCATGACCTACCGGCTGATCGTGAAAGAGATCGCGCGCATGAACGACTGCTACGCGACTTTCATGCCGAAGCCGCTTTCCGATCAGAATGGTAGTGGGATGCATACCCACCAGTCGCTGTTCGAGGGCGACCACAACGCGTTCTTCGACCCGAAGGACGAGATGCACCTCTCGCAGATCGCGCGCTACTACATCGGCGGTATCATGAGGTACGCGCCGGAGATCTGCCTGGTGACCAACCAGTGGGTCAACTCTTACAAGCGTCTGGTTCCGGGCTTCGAGGCTCCGGTGTACATCTCCTGGGCTCGGCGCAACCGCTCCGACATGATCCGGGTGCCTGAGTACAAGCCCGGCAAGGAGAAGGCAACGCGCATCGAGTTCCGCGCTCCGGACCCGGCGTGCAACCCGTATCTGGCCTTCGCGGCGATGCTGGCTGCCGGCCTCAAGGGTGTCGAGGAGAAGCTGGACTGCGGCCCAGCCGTTGAGGAGAACGTGTACAAGATGAGCGAGAGCGAGCGGGAGGATCGCGGGATCACCAGTCTCCCGGGCAGCCTGCACGAGGCGATCATCGCGGCCGAGAAGAGCGAACTGCTGCGCGAGTGCCTCGGCGAAGCAGTCCACGCCAGCCTCGTTGAGAACAAGTACATCGAGTGGGACAGCTACCGCAAGGTCGTCGACCAGTACGAGATCGACACCTACATGCCGAAGCTCTAG
- a CDS encoding NAD(P)-dependent oxidoreductase, with protein MKVLVTGCAGYLGSHVITALEAEGHDVTGADLFETPREKDCVVDLTVEGAVEGLLEGIEVIVHTAAIHPWKSYTDNQYLDNNTKPVHHVLKAAIAKSVRRVVYTSSIAATGYGPAVEELPLREDAAPRPDDLYGCTKWFGEVFCQSFSKRSDLETVCIRPPAFMPKPELQRGAGLLGMWADVSDVVGAHVCAVSAAMPSKYEAFWATGSQPYTAADAAGLRTNPREVLERYWPGVPAWFEERGVKVGPVRVIYDLAKTREVLGWQPKYTFDRWWRDHAHEL; from the coding sequence GTGAAAGTTCTCGTTACGGGCTGCGCAGGGTACCTTGGCTCCCATGTGATTACGGCCCTGGAGGCTGAAGGGCACGACGTTACGGGAGCCGACCTGTTCGAGACGCCGCGAGAGAAGGACTGTGTGGTCGACCTGACGGTGGAGGGGGCTGTCGAGGGTCTTCTGGAAGGCATCGAGGTGATCGTACACACGGCGGCCATCCACCCGTGGAAGTCGTACACGGACAATCAGTACCTGGACAACAACACCAAGCCGGTCCACCACGTGCTGAAGGCAGCCATCGCGAAGAGTGTGCGTCGGGTGGTCTACACCAGCAGCATCGCGGCGACGGGCTACGGGCCGGCCGTGGAGGAGCTGCCCCTTCGAGAGGACGCTGCACCTCGTCCCGACGACCTGTATGGGTGCACGAAGTGGTTCGGCGAGGTGTTCTGCCAGAGCTTCTCCAAGCGCAGCGACCTGGAGACGGTGTGCATCCGGCCGCCGGCCTTCATGCCGAAGCCGGAACTGCAGCGTGGCGCGGGTCTACTGGGAATGTGGGCAGACGTGAGCGACGTGGTCGGCGCCCATGTGTGCGCGGTAAGCGCAGCCATGCCCTCGAAGTACGAGGCTTTCTGGGCGACCGGGTCGCAGCCCTACACGGCCGCCGATGCGGCCGGCCTGCGCACGAATCCGCGGGAAGTCCTGGAGCGCTACTGGCCCGGAGTGCCGGCGTGGTTCGAGGAGCGTGGTGTGAAGGTAGGGCCGGTGCGGGTGATCTACGATCTGGCGAAGACGAGGGAAGTGCTCGGCTGGCAGCCGAAGTATACCTTTGATAGATGGTGGAGGGATCACGCCCATGAGCTTTGA
- a CDS encoding DUF6785 family protein: MIDTAPTSPTSPELGPSTAPHRSVVTVRALLIAAVVTIAINAWVEYSELVTPTSQMSESTPPIPAILSLALVAFLAVLWSRVAAALASSHLPVLSALGKLAQRRALTRDEILAIYLFLMVAAAMPSVGIVRLVLPCIMELQYFGEPQNHFTEMARYLPAHWAPLEPEAVRTFWEGADKTIPTSFLVNVPVVGGMLESIWQFFAQSTVVPWRLWAAPFAVWTGYLVVYFVSSFCLVTLFRKQWAEDDHLTFPLATMSIEMVRTGSTFGTGVPFLKDPVMWVGFSLAVLYDGLNMLKVFSPGLPAMGMWYPIGKLFTESPWNTMSGLMVWYKPEILGLGYLVPSEILLSIFVFSMVHWVTRPAARILGVQTPGLPFSNEQATGAMIILGLYFLWQARHRISQVARKALTGDPNIDDSREPLSHRTAFFGAVLGILALVLFPILHGVDWWQFCGYFGVGTLFLIAYARNRAETGLPIVWGYPLLKQKSVLTDFLGSTPFIRAGRLQSFSLLSVFVFLERGTYYAITSLKQEACIVGETMGIGARRTARLVIGAAVFGLLVAMWMYIASYHTWGGNVMETVGGTQGGQRAGIALHEFQYASDAIDFPQPPSTPRITATVVGAVMTLGLILARREWVAFPLHAVGFALASCHENYMWFVAIVLFLTKSAVLRLGGARLYRRLAPGFIAFTLGHFVSIGLWSFAGLYGGDMIQRYRVWFL; encoded by the coding sequence ATGATCGACACGGCGCCTACGTCCCCAACCTCACCAGAGCTTGGCCCGAGCACGGCACCTCACCGCTCGGTCGTCACGGTCCGCGCACTGCTCATCGCCGCCGTCGTCACCATCGCCATCAATGCCTGGGTGGAGTATAGCGAGCTCGTCACACCCACCAGCCAGATGAGCGAGAGCACGCCGCCGATCCCCGCGATTCTCTCCCTGGCCCTCGTCGCCTTTCTCGCTGTGCTGTGGAGCCGTGTCGCGGCTGCGCTGGCCTCCTCGCACCTGCCCGTACTTTCTGCCCTTGGCAAGCTCGCTCAGCGCCGCGCTCTCACTCGCGACGAGATCCTGGCTATCTACCTCTTCCTCATGGTCGCTGCGGCCATGCCCTCCGTCGGCATCGTCCGCCTGGTTTTGCCCTGCATCATGGAGTTGCAGTACTTCGGTGAGCCCCAGAACCACTTCACCGAGATGGCCCGCTATCTTCCGGCTCACTGGGCGCCACTCGAGCCTGAGGCAGTGCGCACCTTCTGGGAGGGCGCGGACAAGACGATCCCCACCAGCTTCCTTGTCAACGTGCCTGTCGTCGGCGGCATGCTCGAGAGCATCTGGCAGTTCTTCGCCCAGAGCACCGTCGTCCCATGGCGACTCTGGGCCGCTCCCTTCGCCGTCTGGACCGGCTATCTGGTTGTCTACTTTGTCAGCTCCTTCTGCCTGGTTACCCTCTTCCGCAAGCAGTGGGCCGAAGACGACCATCTCACCTTTCCTCTCGCCACCATGTCCATCGAGATGGTCCGCACCGGCAGCACCTTCGGCACCGGCGTTCCCTTCCTCAAGGACCCCGTGATGTGGGTCGGCTTCTCCCTTGCGGTCCTTTACGACGGCCTCAACATGCTCAAGGTCTTCAGCCCCGGCCTTCCGGCCATGGGCATGTGGTACCCCATCGGCAAGCTCTTCACCGAGTCCCCCTGGAACACCATGTCCGGCCTCATGGTCTGGTACAAGCCCGAGATCCTCGGCCTGGGCTACCTGGTCCCTTCCGAGATCCTGCTATCCATCTTCGTCTTCTCCATGGTCCACTGGGTCACACGACCAGCCGCCCGCATCCTGGGCGTGCAGACTCCCGGCCTGCCCTTCTCCAATGAGCAGGCCACCGGCGCCATGATCATCCTTGGCCTGTACTTCCTTTGGCAGGCTCGTCACCGCATCTCCCAGGTCGCCCGCAAGGCCCTGACCGGAGACCCCAACATCGACGACTCCCGCGAGCCCCTTTCCCATCGCACGGCCTTCTTCGGCGCGGTCCTTGGGATTCTCGCTCTCGTCTTGTTCCCGATTCTGCACGGCGTCGACTGGTGGCAGTTCTGCGGCTACTTCGGCGTCGGCACCCTCTTCCTCATCGCCTACGCCCGCAACCGTGCAGAGACGGGACTGCCGATCGTCTGGGGCTACCCGCTGCTCAAGCAGAAGTCGGTCCTGACCGATTTCCTCGGTTCAACGCCCTTCATCCGTGCCGGGCGCCTCCAGTCCTTCTCCCTACTCTCGGTCTTTGTGTTCCTGGAGCGCGGCACCTACTACGCCATCACCAGCCTGAAGCAGGAGGCCTGCATCGTTGGTGAGACCATGGGCATCGGAGCCCGACGCACAGCTCGCCTGGTGATCGGCGCAGCCGTCTTCGGCCTCCTCGTCGCCATGTGGATGTACATCGCCTCCTACCACACCTGGGGCGGCAATGTGATGGAGACCGTCGGCGGCACCCAGGGCGGCCAGCGGGCCGGGATCGCCCTGCACGAGTTCCAGTATGCCTCCGACGCCATCGACTTCCCCCAGCCGCCGAGCACGCCCAGGATCACAGCCACCGTCGTCGGCGCGGTCATGACGCTCGGGCTCATCCTCGCTCGCCGCGAGTGGGTGGCCTTCCCCCTGCACGCCGTCGGCTTCGCCCTCGCGAGTTGCCACGAGAACTACATGTGGTTCGTCGCCATCGTGCTCTTCCTGACCAAGTCGGCGGTCCTGCGCCTTGGTGGTGCACGCCTGTACCGTCGCCTCGCTCCCGGTTTCATCGCCTTCACCCTGGGCCATTTCGTCTCCATTGGCCTCTGGAGTTTCGCGGGGCTCTACGGCGGCGACATGATCCAGCGCTACCGTGTCTGGTTCCTCTGA
- the recO gene encoding DNA repair protein RecO yields MPSYTATGITLLARKYKGTERIATFLTRERGKVEAAVSGVGKPGSKLAPAVEPFTLSRLQLSEGRNLDRLTQCEVVEAYYPLRTDLHRLALASYAAELVLQTTEPGRPEPEAFDLLQATLSALVDCHQPELVTWAFALRYLCLSGIGAVVDCCVGCGNELQGTSSYLAPLGGCVCRDCAGPAPGGVEVSAQSRAAMKTMQSLKPARLDRLRLSPGTLGEVRRLLRRHIRYHLGVDLKSETFLEKMGRAEARASRSDNGNGTIP; encoded by the coding sequence ATGCCTTCCTACACCGCAACCGGCATCACTCTCCTGGCCCGCAAGTACAAGGGGACCGAGCGCATCGCAACCTTCCTCACCCGCGAGCGGGGCAAGGTCGAGGCGGCCGTCAGTGGTGTTGGCAAGCCTGGGAGCAAACTGGCGCCGGCCGTCGAGCCTTTCACCCTCTCCCGTCTCCAGCTCTCCGAGGGCCGCAACCTCGACCGCCTGACCCAGTGCGAGGTAGTCGAGGCCTACTACCCGCTCCGCACAGACCTGCACCGGCTTGCCCTGGCCTCCTACGCAGCGGAGTTGGTCCTTCAGACCACTGAACCAGGCCGCCCGGAGCCGGAGGCCTTCGATCTCCTCCAGGCTACCTTGTCCGCCCTCGTCGACTGCCATCAGCCGGAGCTGGTGACCTGGGCCTTCGCCCTGCGCTACCTGTGCCTGAGCGGAATCGGAGCCGTCGTCGACTGCTGCGTAGGCTGCGGCAACGAACTCCAGGGCACCTCCTCCTATCTGGCGCCCCTCGGAGGTTGTGTCTGCCGGGACTGCGCAGGTCCTGCCCCCGGAGGCGTCGAGGTTTCCGCCCAGTCTCGGGCTGCCATGAAGACGATGCAGTCGCTGAAACCGGCCAGGCTTGACCGTCTCAGACTCTCCCCCGGAACGCTGGGCGAGGTCCGCCGCCTCCTGCGTCGCCACATCCGCTATCACCTGGGAGTCGACCTCAAGAGCGAGACCTTCCTCGAGAAGATGGGACGTGCCGAGGCCAGGGCTTCCCGCTCCGACAACGGCAACGGCACGATCCCTTGA
- a CDS encoding DUF4342 domain-containing protein codes for MPYTLEQVDLVRERMRVGYAEAKEALEAADGDVISALASLDVSQHKQTSDESFETAISQIAEEVKGLLRGGEIRGIRLRLGDQIVKEVPVALVGVGAALVAFVSAVLAHASVELIASSSDDTDDTQCV; via the coding sequence GTGCCCTACACGCTGGAGCAAGTCGACCTGGTTCGTGAACGTATGCGTGTGGGGTATGCCGAGGCCAAAGAGGCGCTCGAAGCAGCCGACGGCGACGTCATCTCTGCTCTCGCCTCACTCGACGTATCACAGCATAAACAGACTTCTGACGAGAGCTTTGAGACGGCCATTTCCCAAATTGCCGAGGAGGTGAAGGGACTACTTCGTGGTGGCGAGATCAGGGGTATCAGGCTGAGGTTAGGGGACCAGATCGTGAAAGAGGTGCCCGTAGCACTGGTCGGAGTGGGAGCAGCTTTGGTTGCCTTTGTCAGTGCCGTCCTGGCTCATGCCAGTGTCGAACTGATAGCAAGCAGCAGCGACGATACCGACGACACCCAGTGTGTCTAA
- a CDS encoding GNAT family N-acetyltransferase: MSFEIRGLREDELEEHAELLHKSYEEFITQGRGFLAAPDWWLTNVRRDPYYRPEQTRVLLVDGRMVASVSNYERPMYCAGRVAKVGAIGSVATHPDHRRKGYAREVLAESLRWMHSSGFDFSFLFGNYQVYGRSGWSLLTALEIAAQVRAPQEAGGLKVRPAQFPADISVLAALYDEFNAPLTGPFARSREYWEKRVTGGYFHDRSVEFRVVEDKGTPVGYFRGATPGQVPELAWKRGDGQLPARVVGAILAHWPELEEVHFSLYTPELLAALKPFVWAPSFDAWGVRQSSIRLMERYKGLWTYIGPGGGVFPAVRDTNTLLRFLRENDYVFWSGVDSF, translated from the coding sequence ATGAGCTTTGAGATCCGTGGACTGCGCGAAGACGAGCTTGAGGAGCACGCCGAACTGCTCCACAAGTCCTACGAGGAGTTCATCACCCAGGGCCGGGGGTTCCTGGCCGCTCCGGACTGGTGGCTGACCAACGTACGTCGCGACCCGTACTACCGCCCTGAGCAGACGCGTGTCCTGTTGGTGGACGGGCGCATGGTTGCCAGCGTGAGCAACTACGAGCGGCCGATGTACTGCGCCGGGCGGGTGGCGAAGGTTGGGGCGATTGGCAGCGTGGCTACGCATCCCGATCACCGCCGCAAGGGGTATGCGCGCGAGGTGCTGGCGGAGTCGCTTCGGTGGATGCACAGCAGCGGGTTCGACTTCAGCTTCCTGTTCGGCAACTACCAGGTCTACGGCCGTAGCGGCTGGTCGCTCTTGACCGCCCTGGAGATAGCGGCACAGGTGCGCGCTCCACAGGAGGCCGGTGGGCTGAAGGTACGTCCGGCCCAGTTCCCAGCGGACATCTCCGTGCTGGCGGCTCTGTACGACGAGTTCAATGCTCCCCTGACAGGCCCCTTTGCTCGGTCGCGGGAGTACTGGGAGAAGCGTGTGACCGGGGGCTACTTCCATGACCGGTCCGTGGAGTTCCGGGTGGTCGAAGACAAGGGCACGCCGGTGGGGTACTTCCGAGGCGCCACGCCGGGGCAGGTGCCGGAGCTCGCCTGGAAGCGGGGAGACGGCCAGTTGCCCGCAAGGGTTGTGGGAGCCATCCTGGCGCATTGGCCGGAGCTCGAGGAAGTGCACTTCAGCCTGTACACGCCGGAGCTGCTGGCTGCGCTGAAGCCCTTCGTCTGGGCGCCGTCCTTTGATGCCTGGGGAGTGCGACAGAGCAGTATCCGGCTGATGGAGAGGTACAAGGGACTGTGGACGTACATCGGGCCGGGAGGCGGAGTGTTCCCCGCGGTTCGCGATACGAACACCCTCCTACGCTTCCTGCGTGAGAATGACTACGTGTTCTGGAGCGGGGTCGATAGCTTCTAG
- a CDS encoding tetratricopeptide repeat protein, which produces MKMRTSQKVIGWLAVVMLVVMLQPLSDSVYYDRLIMGLRRPTPLTKIVEFDPTAITGVIAGAILGGFREIAASMLWMKTHEMWDSGESAGIKALSLMRSVTLLDPHWLEPWKVTGWHLCYNLYVETKDEKQKAEYLRLGVNVLKEGISWNPNLYDLYFELGWTYFDKIRDYPQAAKWLGAAIQFEHPEYIERLIAHGWERLPDMPKALDWYDFCIKRDPSDGTAYGATLTIRERYLHAWRKMEQGQYDAAIDEINQVIAIQPNNILAIHMKAHIYERALRYRDAMATWQVAANLSKLDFHARARVAEMARKLDLPVPEEASDIFMQRQSRGPSVPAPQDF; this is translated from the coding sequence ATGAAGATGCGCACATCCCAGAAGGTGATCGGCTGGCTGGCGGTGGTCATGCTGGTCGTGATGCTGCAGCCGCTGAGCGATAGCGTCTACTACGACCGGCTCATCATGGGGCTGCGCCGGCCGACACCTTTGACCAAGATCGTTGAGTTCGACCCGACTGCGATCACCGGGGTCATTGCGGGGGCCATCCTCGGCGGCTTCCGGGAGATCGCTGCTTCGATGCTCTGGATGAAGACGCATGAGATGTGGGACAGTGGCGAGTCGGCGGGGATCAAGGCCCTGAGCCTGATGCGAAGCGTTACGCTTCTTGATCCGCACTGGCTGGAGCCCTGGAAGGTAACCGGCTGGCACCTGTGCTACAACCTGTATGTTGAGACGAAGGATGAGAAGCAGAAGGCGGAGTATCTGCGGCTGGGCGTGAACGTGCTCAAAGAGGGGATCTCGTGGAACCCCAATCTGTACGATCTGTACTTTGAGCTGGGCTGGACCTACTTCGACAAGATTCGCGACTACCCGCAGGCTGCAAAGTGGCTGGGAGCGGCCATCCAGTTCGAGCATCCGGAGTACATCGAGCGCCTGATCGCGCACGGCTGGGAACGGCTGCCGGACATGCCGAAGGCCCTGGACTGGTACGATTTCTGCATCAAGCGCGACCCCAGTGACGGAACGGCCTATGGTGCGACGCTGACCATTCGCGAGCGCTACCTGCACGCCTGGCGCAAGATGGAGCAGGGCCAGTACGACGCGGCCATCGATGAGATCAATCAGGTCATCGCCATCCAGCCGAACAACATCCTGGCGATCCACATGAAGGCGCACATCTACGAGCGGGCCCTGCGGTACCGGGATGCCATGGCGACGTGGCAAGTGGCGGCGAACCTGTCGAAGCTCGACTTCCATGCCCGGGCACGGGTGGCGGAGATGGCACGGAAGCTCGACCTACCGGTGCCCGAGGAAGCCTCGGACATCTTCATGCAGCGCCAGAGCAGGGGACCGTCCGTACCGGCGCCGCAGGACTTCTGA
- the sigH gene encoding RNA polymerase sporulation sigma factor SigH, whose product MVNAAEYFRAAAAGNRRPECSPISDEELVRRAQEDNDREACEYLLYKYRNLVRAKVKSYFLVGAEREDLLQIGMIGLWEAVTDFKADRHTSFACFAKVCIQRQMISAIKAATRQKQAPLNSSMSLEAPPSADDDDRTLQDVLTSKPEVDPENIVLGLEGERLLQHSLRCELSPFEWEVLTEYRTGKSYKEMASELGCKIKSIDNALSRIRRKLPAVAPEQAEKVRALL is encoded by the coding sequence ATGGTCAATGCCGCTGAGTATTTTCGTGCGGCCGCCGCGGGGAACCGGCGCCCCGAATGCTCACCAATCTCGGATGAGGAACTGGTCAGACGGGCTCAGGAAGACAACGACAGGGAAGCCTGCGAATACCTGCTTTACAAGTACCGAAATCTCGTACGCGCGAAGGTTAAGTCTTACTTCTTGGTTGGCGCGGAGCGCGAGGACCTCCTCCAGATCGGCATGATCGGTCTCTGGGAGGCCGTCACCGACTTCAAAGCCGACCGCCATACCTCCTTCGCCTGTTTCGCCAAGGTCTGCATTCAGCGCCAGATGATCTCAGCCATCAAGGCTGCGACCCGTCAGAAGCAAGCGCCTCTGAACTCCTCAATGTCCCTCGAGGCGCCGCCCAGCGCAGATGACGACGACCGGACGCTCCAGGATGTGCTGACCTCAAAACCCGAAGTTGACCCAGAGAACATCGTCCTCGGACTTGAGGGCGAGAGGCTTCTCCAGCATTCCCTACGGTGCGAACTCTCCCCCTTCGAGTGGGAGGTGCTCACCGAGTACCGCACTGGCAAGTCTTACAAAGAGATGGCCTCGGAACTCGGATGCAAGATCAAGTCCATTGACAACGCACTGTCTCGCATCCGGCGCAAGCTGCCTGCAGTAGCTCCGGAGCAGGCCGAGAAGGTCCGGGCCTTGCTCTAG
- a CDS encoding APC family permease, which produces MIAVLRRLLIGRPLETARMEHEKVGQFGGLAVFAADAMSSVAYGPEEVLLVLMLAGSAGLAYGVPVGIALAILIAIVATSYRQTVQEYPSGGGAYVVAHANLGVLPAHIAGGALLTDYVLTVAVSVASGVAAITSAWPGLHEHRVALAVCFIVLIMLVNLRGVRESAGIFSLPVYGFIFCCLATILAGFAKLMAGHLEPGLPSQLPVALQGVTAFLVLRAFSSGCASLTGIEAVANGVQAFKEPRGKTAAAVMVWLALILATTVIGVSVLAHWLGIAPAEKVTVLSQIGEKVFGRGTMYYLLQTTTALILIFAANTSFADFPRLSAFMARDGYMPRQMANLGDRLVFANGIIMLAGLAIALIVGFEGDVSRLIPLYAVGVFTAFTTSQAGMVIHWIRKGGPHWHYKVIVNGLGALCTGVVLIVIAVTKFAYGAWIVCLIIPVLVMIFRSIGKHYRYVASRLSLDNASAVQPHHNLTVLLVGGMHRGTLEALQYVKALSHDVRAVHVEAEGAQDPRIRRLWDAWEHDIPLTVIESPYRNLAGPLLEYCAKLKQQEGYDIVTIVIPEFVVDDVWQSLLHNHTALWLQVSLRTVTDVAVVNLRYRL; this is translated from the coding sequence ATGATTGCGGTACTCCGGCGGCTCCTGATTGGCCGCCCTCTAGAAACGGCCCGCATGGAGCATGAGAAGGTCGGGCAGTTCGGCGGCCTTGCGGTCTTCGCCGCGGACGCCATGTCCTCCGTTGCCTACGGTCCGGAAGAAGTCCTCCTGGTCCTCATGTTGGCCGGTTCGGCCGGGCTGGCCTACGGCGTTCCCGTCGGCATCGCGCTGGCTATCCTCATCGCCATCGTAGCGACCTCCTACCGCCAGACGGTCCAGGAGTACCCTTCCGGTGGCGGCGCCTATGTCGTGGCCCACGCGAATCTGGGCGTCCTCCCCGCACACATCGCCGGCGGAGCACTCCTCACCGACTATGTTCTCACCGTCGCCGTCAGCGTCGCCTCCGGAGTGGCGGCCATCACTTCCGCCTGGCCCGGTCTCCACGAGCACCGTGTCGCCCTCGCCGTGTGCTTCATCGTCCTCATCATGCTCGTCAATCTGCGCGGGGTCCGCGAGTCCGCAGGCATCTTCTCCCTCCCTGTCTACGGTTTCATCTTCTGCTGCCTTGCGACCATCCTGGCCGGTTTCGCGAAGCTGATGGCGGGTCACCTGGAGCCCGGTCTTCCTTCTCAGCTCCCCGTGGCACTTCAGGGCGTCACGGCCTTCCTGGTCCTTCGAGCCTTCTCTTCCGGATGCGCCAGCTTGACGGGCATCGAGGCCGTGGCCAACGGCGTCCAGGCCTTCAAGGAGCCGCGGGGCAAGACCGCCGCCGCCGTCATGGTCTGGCTTGCGCTCATCCTGGCCACCACCGTCATCGGCGTGTCTGTCCTGGCTCACTGGCTCGGCATCGCGCCGGCCGAGAAGGTCACTGTCCTCTCGCAGATCGGTGAGAAGGTCTTTGGCCGCGGAACCATGTACTATCTGCTCCAGACCACAACCGCACTCATCCTCATCTTCGCTGCCAACACCAGCTTCGCGGACTTCCCACGTCTCTCTGCCTTCATGGCCCGCGATGGCTACATGCCCCGGCAGATGGCCAACCTCGGTGACCGCCTCGTCTTCGCTAACGGGATCATCATGCTGGCAGGTCTCGCCATCGCCCTCATCGTGGGCTTCGAGGGTGACGTCAGCCGACTGATTCCGCTGTACGCCGTCGGCGTCTTCACCGCCTTCACCACCTCGCAGGCGGGCATGGTCATCCACTGGATCCGCAAGGGTGGACCACACTGGCACTACAAGGTCATCGTCAACGGTCTCGGCGCCCTCTGTACCGGCGTCGTCCTCATCGTCATTGCCGTCACCAAGTTCGCCTACGGCGCCTGGATCGTCTGCCTCATCATCCCAGTGCTGGTGATGATCTTCCGCAGTATCGGAAAGCACTATCGCTACGTGGCCTCGCGCCTCAGCCTCGACAACGCCTCCGCTGTCCAGCCGCACCACAACCTCACGGTTCTGCTCGTAGGCGGCATGCATCGCGGTACTCTCGAGGCCCTGCAGTATGTCAAAGCCCTCTCTCACGATGTGCGAGCGGTTCACGTCGAGGCCGAGGGCGCCCAGGACCCGCGCATCAGGCGGCTCTGGGATGCCTGGGAGCATGACATCCCGCTGACCGTCATCGAGTCGCCCTACCGCAATCTCGCCGGTCCCCTGCTGGAGTACTGCGCCAAGCTGAAGCAGCAGGAGGGCTATGACATCGTCACCATCGTCATCCCGGAGTTCGTCGTGGACGACGTCTGGCAGTCCCTTCTGCACAACCACACCGCCTTGTGGCTGCAGGTCTCACTCCGCACCGTCACCGACGTGGCCGTGGTCAACCTGCGTTACCGCCTCTAG